One window of the Populus nigra chromosome 4, ddPopNigr1.1, whole genome shotgun sequence genome contains the following:
- the LOC133692122 gene encoding GBF-interacting protein 1-like isoform X1 — MSGGGVRVSIPGNVRKTIQNIKEITGNHSDEEIYAMLKECSMDPNETAQKLLYQDPFHEVKRKRDRKKENMNNRESGDSRWRSGMQGRGSRGGMQGQGSRGGRPSFSPRHTSHDTGGGRNSAAGRDNGTNHAAEKGAGSSLLASEEKHKETTPSASSSAVVANGPTGVVSGNTSATLASNLPTGSNQHEVTSSPIVVNEVGREAYHIDVDKAPTIAFGTGDACRESLPSSNNSSMSVIPASSSKICFSSPDPVLKLSNDSCPPGTVGTIKREVGNHQTAGESASEIGVPFMPGKMPSKNQGVGKNQLSDSSQPSFASIQGGSFSSRPSSNYSSRSQLIIGPQKVLSSTVGSNMEWKPKATNPNVAQESGTAGLSDISNIPLESSGHSQASSGVLDSEEATAKLQKKLEELHLPQRQHVIIPHHIHVPESERNKLSFGSFDASFGVTSSYVSGAESNKSSTPVSETSQGIEEPMEEQAESNQNSPVTAEEGIYPDHPQLPSHVPGNLSAEGDASSNTVPDYESKQEAALLSGGHQYSVVHTSAGYSFGLVPPMLGSQIMPFENSESQARDVSRVPSFVVQQPFDPTSYYAQFYRSSADGDGRVSPFPVPGVASKYNGNVAVLPPHTSQPPQEGGNSLVLSTAGPTPLGTQAAGLMQSSIAVTQQPVPVFRPPTGLHASHFPPNYIPYGHYISPIYVAPGMYQFLSNGTFLQQPQAGSVYPAPPSAAATGVKYSLPQFKPGSNTGNATHIGMPSGYGPYGSSPAGFNPNSAVTGGNSTTNDDLGASQFKESNIYITGQESEGSAVWITTPGRDISSLPASTFYNLPPQGQHVAFAPTQASHGTYTNIYHPGQPVTAAAVHPLLQQSQAMGGAVDMLGPAASAYQQSQHQQINWPSNY, encoded by the exons ATGAGCGGTGGTGGGGTTAGGGTTTCAATCCCGGGCAACGTGAGGAAGACGATCCAGAACATAAAGGAGATCACAGGCAATCATAGTGATGAGGAGATTTATGCAATGCTCAAGGAGTGCTCTATGGATCCCAATGAAACCGCTCAAAAACTTCTCTATCAAG ATCCATTTCACGAAGTCAAAAGGAAGCGTGACAGGAAAAAAGAG AACATGAACAATAGAGAGTCTGGAGATTCTCGATGGAGGTCTGGCATGCAGGGGCGGGGGAGCAGGGGTGGCATGCAGGGGCAGGGGAGCAGGGGTGGTCGGCCAAGCTTTTCTCCGCGTCATACATCACATG ATACTGGTGGTGGAAGGAATTCTGCTGCTGGAAGGGACAATGGAACCAACCATGCTGCAGAGAAGGGCGCTGGCTCTTCTTTGTTAGCCTCCgaagagaaacataaagaaACTACTCCATCAGCAAG CTCCTCTGCAGTTGTGGCCAATGGTCCAACTGGTGTTGTTTCTGGAAACACTAGTGCAACGCTTGCCTCCAATTTACCTACAGGAAGCAATCAACATGAGGTGACTTCATCACCTATTGTTGTTAATGAGGTGGGAAGGGAAGCATACCACATTGATGTCGATAAAGCTCCTACTATTGCATTTGGAACTGGGGATGCGTGCAGGGAGTCCTTGCCAAGCTCTAACAACTCCTCCATGTCTGTGATTCCAGCATCTTCTTCTAAAATTTGCTTCTCGTCCCCGGATCCTGTACTAAAGCTTTCTAATGATTCATGTCCCCCTGGTACGGTGGGTACAATTAAACGTGAAGTGGGGAACCATCAAACTGCAGGTGAATCAG CTTCCGAGATTGGTGTCCCTTTCATGCCAGGGAAGATGCCAAGCAAAAACCAAGGAGTTGGGAAGAACCAGCTCAGTGATTCTTCCCAACCTTCTTTTGCATCAATCCAGGGTGGTTCTTTCAGTAGCCGGCCTTCCTCTAACTACAGTAGCAGGTCTCAACTGATAATAGGCCCTCAGAAAG tcCTGTCTTCAACAGTTGGCTCTAATATGGAGTGGAAACCAAAGGCAACAAACCCTAACGTAGCACAGGAGTCTGGAACAGCTGGTTTATCTGACATTTCTAATATTCCACTTGAATCCAGTGGCCATTCACAGGCCTCCTCGGGTGTCCTTGATTCAGAAGAAGCAACTGCCAAACTGCAGAAGAAGCTGGAGGAGTTGCATCTTCCACAGCGTCAACATGTTATAATTCCACACCATATCCATGTTCCTGAATCTGAAAGAAACAAATTGAGTTTTGGAAGTTTTGATGCTAGTTTCGGAGTGACGTCAAGTTATGTTAGCGGGGCTGAGAGTAACAAGAGTTCTACACCCGTGTCTGAAACTTCTCAGGGTATTGAAGAACCTATGGAGGAACAAGCTGAAAG CAATCAAAATTCACCGGTGACTGCTGAGGAGGGAATTTATCCTGATCATCCACAGTTGCCTTCACATGTACCCGGAAATTTATCAGCTGAGGGTGATGCATCATCCAACACAGTGCCTGATTATGAGTCTAAGCAGGAGGCTGCATTGTTGTCTGGAGGCCATCAGTACTCGGTGGTTCATACTTCTGCTGGCTACAGTTTTGGTCTTGTGCCTCCAATGTTGGGTAGTCAGATTATGCCATTTGAGAACTCAGAATCTCAAGCACGTGATGTTTCTCGCGTACCTAGCTTTGTG GTCCAGCAACCATTTGACCCTACAAGTTATTATGCCCAATTTTATCGTTCAAGTGCTGATGGTGATGGTCGTGTTTCTCCCTTTCCTGTGCCTGGAGTTGCTTCCAAATACAATGGGAATGTTGCAGTGTTGCCTCCACATACTTCACAGCCTCCCCAAGAG GGTGGGAATTCTTTAGTTCTATCCACTGCAGGTCCCACTCCTCTGGGGACCCAAGCTGCTGGGCTCATGCAAAGCTCCATAGCTGTGACTCAGCAACCTGTCCCTGTCTTTCGTCCACCAACTGGGTTGCACGCATCCCATTTCCCCCCAAACTACATCCCATATGGCCATTACATCTCCCCAATTTATGTGGCTCCAGGTATGTACCAGTTCTTAAGCAATGGTACATTCCTACAGCAACCTCAAGCTGGCAGTGTGTATCCAGCACCACCATCTGCAGCAGCCACGGGGGTCAAATATTCACTTCCGCAATTCAAACCTGGAAGTAATACAGGAAATGCAACTCACATTGGGATGCCAAGTGGTTATGGACCATATGGTTCCTCTCCTGCTGGTTTTAATCCCAATTCTGCAGTGACAGGAGGAAACTCAACCACAAATGATGATCTTGGTGCATCTCAGTTCAAGGAAAGTAATATCTACATTACCGGGCAGGAG AGTGAGGGTTCGGCTGTGTGGATCACTACTCCTGGCCGAGACATATCTAGCTTGCCAGCAAGTACCTTTTACAACCTTCCTCCTCAAGGTCAGCATGTGGCTTTTGCACCAACTCAGGCTTCCCATGGCACCTATACCAATATCTATCACCCTGGGCAACCAGTAACCGCAGCAGCTGTTCACCCACTTCTGCAACAGTCTCAGGCCATGGGTGGAGCTGTTGATATGCTAGGACCTGCAGCCAGTGCTTACCAGCAGTCTCAACATCAACAGATCAACTGGCCTAGCAACTACTAA
- the LOC133692122 gene encoding GBF-interacting protein 1-like isoform X3 has protein sequence MSGGGVRVSIPGNVRKTIQNIKEITGNHSDEEIYAMLKECSMDPNETAQKLLYQDPFHEVKRKRDRKKENMNNRESGDSRWRSGMQGRGSRGGMQGQGSRGGRPSFSPRHTSHDTGGGRNSAAGRDNGTNHAAEKGAGSSLLASEEKHKETTPSASSSAVVANGPTGVVSGNTSATLASNLPTGSNQHEVTSSPIVVNEVGREAYHIDVDKAPTIAFGTGDACRESLPSSNNSSMSVIPASSSKICFSSPDPVLKLSNDSCPPGTVGTIKREVGNHQTAGESASEIGVPFMPGKMPSKNQGVGKNQLSDSSQPSFASIQGGSFSSRPSSNYSSRSQLIIGPQKVGSNMEWKPKATNPNVAQESGTAGLSDISNIPLESSGHSQASSGVLDSEEATAKLQKKLEELHLPQRQHVIIPHHIHVPESERNKLSFGSFDASFGVTSSYVSGAESNKSSTPVSETSQGIEEPMEEQAESNQNSPVTAEEGIYPDHPQLPSHVPGNLSAEGDASSNTVPDYESKQEAALLSGGHQYSVVHTSAGYSFGLVPPMLGSQIMPFENSESQARDVSRVPSFVVQQPFDPTSYYAQFYRSSADGDGRVSPFPVPGVASKYNGNVAVLPPHTSQPPQEGGNSLVLSTAGPTPLGTQAAGLMQSSIAVTQQPVPVFRPPTGLHASHFPPNYIPYGHYISPIYVAPGMYQFLSNGTFLQQPQAGSVYPAPPSAAATGVKYSLPQFKPGSNTGNATHIGMPSGYGPYGSSPAGFNPNSAVTGGNSTTNDDLGASQFKESNIYITGQESEGSAVWITTPGRDISSLPASTFYNLPPQGQHVAFAPTQASHGTYTNIYHPGQPVTAAAVHPLLQQSQAMGGAVDMLGPAASAYQQSQHQQINWPSNY, from the exons ATGAGCGGTGGTGGGGTTAGGGTTTCAATCCCGGGCAACGTGAGGAAGACGATCCAGAACATAAAGGAGATCACAGGCAATCATAGTGATGAGGAGATTTATGCAATGCTCAAGGAGTGCTCTATGGATCCCAATGAAACCGCTCAAAAACTTCTCTATCAAG ATCCATTTCACGAAGTCAAAAGGAAGCGTGACAGGAAAAAAGAG AACATGAACAATAGAGAGTCTGGAGATTCTCGATGGAGGTCTGGCATGCAGGGGCGGGGGAGCAGGGGTGGCATGCAGGGGCAGGGGAGCAGGGGTGGTCGGCCAAGCTTTTCTCCGCGTCATACATCACATG ATACTGGTGGTGGAAGGAATTCTGCTGCTGGAAGGGACAATGGAACCAACCATGCTGCAGAGAAGGGCGCTGGCTCTTCTTTGTTAGCCTCCgaagagaaacataaagaaACTACTCCATCAGCAAG CTCCTCTGCAGTTGTGGCCAATGGTCCAACTGGTGTTGTTTCTGGAAACACTAGTGCAACGCTTGCCTCCAATTTACCTACAGGAAGCAATCAACATGAGGTGACTTCATCACCTATTGTTGTTAATGAGGTGGGAAGGGAAGCATACCACATTGATGTCGATAAAGCTCCTACTATTGCATTTGGAACTGGGGATGCGTGCAGGGAGTCCTTGCCAAGCTCTAACAACTCCTCCATGTCTGTGATTCCAGCATCTTCTTCTAAAATTTGCTTCTCGTCCCCGGATCCTGTACTAAAGCTTTCTAATGATTCATGTCCCCCTGGTACGGTGGGTACAATTAAACGTGAAGTGGGGAACCATCAAACTGCAGGTGAATCAG CTTCCGAGATTGGTGTCCCTTTCATGCCAGGGAAGATGCCAAGCAAAAACCAAGGAGTTGGGAAGAACCAGCTCAGTGATTCTTCCCAACCTTCTTTTGCATCAATCCAGGGTGGTTCTTTCAGTAGCCGGCCTTCCTCTAACTACAGTAGCAGGTCTCAACTGATAATAGGCCCTCAGAAAG TTGGCTCTAATATGGAGTGGAAACCAAAGGCAACAAACCCTAACGTAGCACAGGAGTCTGGAACAGCTGGTTTATCTGACATTTCTAATATTCCACTTGAATCCAGTGGCCATTCACAGGCCTCCTCGGGTGTCCTTGATTCAGAAGAAGCAACTGCCAAACTGCAGAAGAAGCTGGAGGAGTTGCATCTTCCACAGCGTCAACATGTTATAATTCCACACCATATCCATGTTCCTGAATCTGAAAGAAACAAATTGAGTTTTGGAAGTTTTGATGCTAGTTTCGGAGTGACGTCAAGTTATGTTAGCGGGGCTGAGAGTAACAAGAGTTCTACACCCGTGTCTGAAACTTCTCAGGGTATTGAAGAACCTATGGAGGAACAAGCTGAAAG CAATCAAAATTCACCGGTGACTGCTGAGGAGGGAATTTATCCTGATCATCCACAGTTGCCTTCACATGTACCCGGAAATTTATCAGCTGAGGGTGATGCATCATCCAACACAGTGCCTGATTATGAGTCTAAGCAGGAGGCTGCATTGTTGTCTGGAGGCCATCAGTACTCGGTGGTTCATACTTCTGCTGGCTACAGTTTTGGTCTTGTGCCTCCAATGTTGGGTAGTCAGATTATGCCATTTGAGAACTCAGAATCTCAAGCACGTGATGTTTCTCGCGTACCTAGCTTTGTG GTCCAGCAACCATTTGACCCTACAAGTTATTATGCCCAATTTTATCGTTCAAGTGCTGATGGTGATGGTCGTGTTTCTCCCTTTCCTGTGCCTGGAGTTGCTTCCAAATACAATGGGAATGTTGCAGTGTTGCCTCCACATACTTCACAGCCTCCCCAAGAG GGTGGGAATTCTTTAGTTCTATCCACTGCAGGTCCCACTCCTCTGGGGACCCAAGCTGCTGGGCTCATGCAAAGCTCCATAGCTGTGACTCAGCAACCTGTCCCTGTCTTTCGTCCACCAACTGGGTTGCACGCATCCCATTTCCCCCCAAACTACATCCCATATGGCCATTACATCTCCCCAATTTATGTGGCTCCAGGTATGTACCAGTTCTTAAGCAATGGTACATTCCTACAGCAACCTCAAGCTGGCAGTGTGTATCCAGCACCACCATCTGCAGCAGCCACGGGGGTCAAATATTCACTTCCGCAATTCAAACCTGGAAGTAATACAGGAAATGCAACTCACATTGGGATGCCAAGTGGTTATGGACCATATGGTTCCTCTCCTGCTGGTTTTAATCCCAATTCTGCAGTGACAGGAGGAAACTCAACCACAAATGATGATCTTGGTGCATCTCAGTTCAAGGAAAGTAATATCTACATTACCGGGCAGGAG AGTGAGGGTTCGGCTGTGTGGATCACTACTCCTGGCCGAGACATATCTAGCTTGCCAGCAAGTACCTTTTACAACCTTCCTCCTCAAGGTCAGCATGTGGCTTTTGCACCAACTCAGGCTTCCCATGGCACCTATACCAATATCTATCACCCTGGGCAACCAGTAACCGCAGCAGCTGTTCACCCACTTCTGCAACAGTCTCAGGCCATGGGTGGAGCTGTTGATATGCTAGGACCTGCAGCCAGTGCTTACCAGCAGTCTCAACATCAACAGATCAACTGGCCTAGCAACTACTAA
- the LOC133692122 gene encoding GBF-interacting protein 1-like isoform X2, whose amino-acid sequence MSGGGVRVSIPGNVRKTIQNIKEITGNHSDEEIYAMLKECSMDPNETAQKLLYQDPFHEVKRKRDRKKENMNNRESGDSRWRSGMQGRGSRGGMQGQGSRGGRPSFSPRHTSHDTGGGRNSAAGRDNGTNHAAEKGAGSSLLASEEKHKETTPSASSSAVVANGPTGVVSGNTSATLASNLPTGSNQHEVTSSPIVVNEVGREAYHIDVDKAPTIAFGTGDACRESLPSSNNSSMSVIPASSSKICFSSPDPVLKLSNDSCPPGTVGTIKREVGNHQTAASEIGVPFMPGKMPSKNQGVGKNQLSDSSQPSFASIQGGSFSSRPSSNYSSRSQLIIGPQKVLSSTVGSNMEWKPKATNPNVAQESGTAGLSDISNIPLESSGHSQASSGVLDSEEATAKLQKKLEELHLPQRQHVIIPHHIHVPESERNKLSFGSFDASFGVTSSYVSGAESNKSSTPVSETSQGIEEPMEEQAESNQNSPVTAEEGIYPDHPQLPSHVPGNLSAEGDASSNTVPDYESKQEAALLSGGHQYSVVHTSAGYSFGLVPPMLGSQIMPFENSESQARDVSRVPSFVVQQPFDPTSYYAQFYRSSADGDGRVSPFPVPGVASKYNGNVAVLPPHTSQPPQEGGNSLVLSTAGPTPLGTQAAGLMQSSIAVTQQPVPVFRPPTGLHASHFPPNYIPYGHYISPIYVAPGMYQFLSNGTFLQQPQAGSVYPAPPSAAATGVKYSLPQFKPGSNTGNATHIGMPSGYGPYGSSPAGFNPNSAVTGGNSTTNDDLGASQFKESNIYITGQESEGSAVWITTPGRDISSLPASTFYNLPPQGQHVAFAPTQASHGTYTNIYHPGQPVTAAAVHPLLQQSQAMGGAVDMLGPAASAYQQSQHQQINWPSNY is encoded by the exons ATGAGCGGTGGTGGGGTTAGGGTTTCAATCCCGGGCAACGTGAGGAAGACGATCCAGAACATAAAGGAGATCACAGGCAATCATAGTGATGAGGAGATTTATGCAATGCTCAAGGAGTGCTCTATGGATCCCAATGAAACCGCTCAAAAACTTCTCTATCAAG ATCCATTTCACGAAGTCAAAAGGAAGCGTGACAGGAAAAAAGAG AACATGAACAATAGAGAGTCTGGAGATTCTCGATGGAGGTCTGGCATGCAGGGGCGGGGGAGCAGGGGTGGCATGCAGGGGCAGGGGAGCAGGGGTGGTCGGCCAAGCTTTTCTCCGCGTCATACATCACATG ATACTGGTGGTGGAAGGAATTCTGCTGCTGGAAGGGACAATGGAACCAACCATGCTGCAGAGAAGGGCGCTGGCTCTTCTTTGTTAGCCTCCgaagagaaacataaagaaACTACTCCATCAGCAAG CTCCTCTGCAGTTGTGGCCAATGGTCCAACTGGTGTTGTTTCTGGAAACACTAGTGCAACGCTTGCCTCCAATTTACCTACAGGAAGCAATCAACATGAGGTGACTTCATCACCTATTGTTGTTAATGAGGTGGGAAGGGAAGCATACCACATTGATGTCGATAAAGCTCCTACTATTGCATTTGGAACTGGGGATGCGTGCAGGGAGTCCTTGCCAAGCTCTAACAACTCCTCCATGTCTGTGATTCCAGCATCTTCTTCTAAAATTTGCTTCTCGTCCCCGGATCCTGTACTAAAGCTTTCTAATGATTCATGTCCCCCTGGTACGGTGGGTACAATTAAACGTGAAGTGGGGAACCATCAAACTGCAG CTTCCGAGATTGGTGTCCCTTTCATGCCAGGGAAGATGCCAAGCAAAAACCAAGGAGTTGGGAAGAACCAGCTCAGTGATTCTTCCCAACCTTCTTTTGCATCAATCCAGGGTGGTTCTTTCAGTAGCCGGCCTTCCTCTAACTACAGTAGCAGGTCTCAACTGATAATAGGCCCTCAGAAAG tcCTGTCTTCAACAGTTGGCTCTAATATGGAGTGGAAACCAAAGGCAACAAACCCTAACGTAGCACAGGAGTCTGGAACAGCTGGTTTATCTGACATTTCTAATATTCCACTTGAATCCAGTGGCCATTCACAGGCCTCCTCGGGTGTCCTTGATTCAGAAGAAGCAACTGCCAAACTGCAGAAGAAGCTGGAGGAGTTGCATCTTCCACAGCGTCAACATGTTATAATTCCACACCATATCCATGTTCCTGAATCTGAAAGAAACAAATTGAGTTTTGGAAGTTTTGATGCTAGTTTCGGAGTGACGTCAAGTTATGTTAGCGGGGCTGAGAGTAACAAGAGTTCTACACCCGTGTCTGAAACTTCTCAGGGTATTGAAGAACCTATGGAGGAACAAGCTGAAAG CAATCAAAATTCACCGGTGACTGCTGAGGAGGGAATTTATCCTGATCATCCACAGTTGCCTTCACATGTACCCGGAAATTTATCAGCTGAGGGTGATGCATCATCCAACACAGTGCCTGATTATGAGTCTAAGCAGGAGGCTGCATTGTTGTCTGGAGGCCATCAGTACTCGGTGGTTCATACTTCTGCTGGCTACAGTTTTGGTCTTGTGCCTCCAATGTTGGGTAGTCAGATTATGCCATTTGAGAACTCAGAATCTCAAGCACGTGATGTTTCTCGCGTACCTAGCTTTGTG GTCCAGCAACCATTTGACCCTACAAGTTATTATGCCCAATTTTATCGTTCAAGTGCTGATGGTGATGGTCGTGTTTCTCCCTTTCCTGTGCCTGGAGTTGCTTCCAAATACAATGGGAATGTTGCAGTGTTGCCTCCACATACTTCACAGCCTCCCCAAGAG GGTGGGAATTCTTTAGTTCTATCCACTGCAGGTCCCACTCCTCTGGGGACCCAAGCTGCTGGGCTCATGCAAAGCTCCATAGCTGTGACTCAGCAACCTGTCCCTGTCTTTCGTCCACCAACTGGGTTGCACGCATCCCATTTCCCCCCAAACTACATCCCATATGGCCATTACATCTCCCCAATTTATGTGGCTCCAGGTATGTACCAGTTCTTAAGCAATGGTACATTCCTACAGCAACCTCAAGCTGGCAGTGTGTATCCAGCACCACCATCTGCAGCAGCCACGGGGGTCAAATATTCACTTCCGCAATTCAAACCTGGAAGTAATACAGGAAATGCAACTCACATTGGGATGCCAAGTGGTTATGGACCATATGGTTCCTCTCCTGCTGGTTTTAATCCCAATTCTGCAGTGACAGGAGGAAACTCAACCACAAATGATGATCTTGGTGCATCTCAGTTCAAGGAAAGTAATATCTACATTACCGGGCAGGAG AGTGAGGGTTCGGCTGTGTGGATCACTACTCCTGGCCGAGACATATCTAGCTTGCCAGCAAGTACCTTTTACAACCTTCCTCCTCAAGGTCAGCATGTGGCTTTTGCACCAACTCAGGCTTCCCATGGCACCTATACCAATATCTATCACCCTGGGCAACCAGTAACCGCAGCAGCTGTTCACCCACTTCTGCAACAGTCTCAGGCCATGGGTGGAGCTGTTGATATGCTAGGACCTGCAGCCAGTGCTTACCAGCAGTCTCAACATCAACAGATCAACTGGCCTAGCAACTACTAA
- the LOC133690906 gene encoding auxilin-related protein 1-like — translation MDDFPGLLARDFGFKPQGKSAPMAPPRSTNSNSTNFNLGSGGPVHTRSSSSSHKSAPLFDNQAGTDGLLFNDVFGGPPKYSESRGGASSTASSFDFDSIFKEQNPKSASQPIFDKPLYDDDIFDGLPGLKSSSSGSGSASAPKFDGAFGSVSSPPKQQHRRPVRDSSPFDDLLGNLGKKETEPKRESGGVDKDSTAFDDLLPGFGRISSHTVNRSTSEPGPFQKQYLNSARSVPGVMEDPFVVLESTSSPATSSSGLFTEPLGEISKTSNPGNTKVDSSSVERGVFEDLDHLDDLGKSVPYKRWENRSPLRTGPSTGGSYSSASQESADTYPVENARGGSQKKTTDDYQESHEAIFNMPTASTDFRRSFGQNASPPSYVDVNANEINSSPRSEEISESSDDVWLSVSEIPLFTQPTSATPPSRPPPPRPPRISKSEIGSFSSTNSRKKVNEYPSFQNSTSYSQSPRSDCAARNSVTSQIDELEDFVTGRTQNNNNEFADVLPVDDVDKTSSAAASAAMKEAMDKAEAKIRQMREREYLKAARNKEAGQLDKDMLDAQQRELKERGERFDRERQQREKEEEEREHRRFEKERERTREIERERGEKEREQRRLERERERAREIERERDKARQAVERATREARERAATEAFLRAERAAVEKAAAEARERAERAAVQRAQSEARERAAAGAKERAERAAAEARERANAEAREREARERAAFARAEADARLRAERAAAERAAAEARERAASAARANHQKSENDLESFFSTRANSAPRPRANTSDPFSDSQNNRGSEAVRKTSVGATSSMRKASSAINIVDDLTSLFGGGAGSSGEFQEVEGETEERRKARLERHQRTQERAAKALAEKNQRDLQAQREQAERHRIAETLDVEIKRWAAGKEGNLRALLSTLQYVLWPECGWQPVSLTDLITAAAVKKVYRKATLSIHPDKVQQKGANLQQKYVAEKVFDLLKEAWNKFNSEELF, via the exons atggaTGATTTCCCCGGTTTGTTAGCCCGCGACTTCGGGTTCAAACCCCAAGGCAAATCCGCACCCATGGCTCCACCCCGCAGCACTAACAGTAACAGTACCAATTTTAACCTTGGATCCGGTGGTCCCGTTCACACccgatcctcctcctcctcccacAAATCCGCTCCTCTTTTCGACAATCAAGCCGGCACGGACGGTCTCTTGTTCAACGACGTCTTCGGTGGTCCTCCTAAGTATTCAGAATCACGCGGCGGAGCTTCCTCTACTGCATCGTCATTTGATTTTGACTCCATTTTCAAGGAACAGAATCCCAAATCGGCATCGCAGCCGATCTTTGATAAGCCTCTTTACGATGATGATATTTTTGATGGATTGCCTGGCTTGAAGAGTTCGTCTTCTGGGAGTGGTTCTGCGTCGGCCCCTAAGTTTGATGGTGCGTTTGGTTCGGTCAGTTCACCCCCGAAGCAGCAGCATCGAAGGCCAGTGCGAGATAGTTCACCGTTTGATGATCTGCTGGGGAATTTAGGTAAGAAGGAGACGGAACCGAAGAGAGAGAGTGGTGGAGTGGATAAGGATTCGACGGCTTTTGATGATTTACTTCCTGGTTTCGGTCGCATTAGCTCCCATACGGTTAACCG TTCAACTTCCGAGCCGGGTCCGTTCCAAAAGCAATATTTAAATTCAGCCAGGTCAGTTCCTGGTGTGATGGAAGATCCCTTTGTAGTACTAGAGTCAACGTCAAGCCCTGCAACTTCATCATCAGGGTTGTTCACAGAACCTTTGGGAGAAATTAGTAAAACCAGTAACCCTGGAAACACTAAGGTTGACAGTTCATCTGTAGAGAGGGGAGTATTTGAAGATCTAGATCACCTCGATGATCTTGGGAAATCTGTTCCATACAAGAGATGGGAGAATAGGAGCCCTTTAAGAACAGGACCAAGCACGGGTGGTTCATATTCCTCTGCAAGTCAAGAATCAGCTGACACATATCCTGTGGAGAATGCCAGGGGTGGCTCGCAGAAGAAAACAACTGATGATTATCAGGAATCTCATGAAGCCATATTCAATATGCCTACTGCTTCAACAGATTTTCGTAGATCTTTTGGTCAAAATGCCTCTCCTCCTTCATATGTGGATGTCAATGCTAATGAGATAAATTCTTCTCCCAGATCTGAAGAGATCTCTGAATCATCAGATGATGTATGGCTTTCTGTGTCTGAAATCCCTCTTTTTACTCAACCCACAAGCGCAACACCACCTTCTAGACCCCCACCTCCAAGACCACCGCGGATATCAAAGTCGGAGATAGGTTCCTTTTCTTCTACAAACTCTAGAAAGAAGGTCAATGAGTATCCTTCTTTCCAAAATTCCACTTCATACTCTCAAAGTCCTAGATCAGATTGTGCAGCAAGGAATTCAGTTACTTCTCAAATTGATGAACTTGAGGACTTTGTCACAGGAAGGactcaaaacaataataatgaatttGCAGATGTTCTACCTGTTGACGATGTGGATAAAACTTCCTCTGCTGCTGCTTCTGCTGCTATGAAGGAGGCCATGGATAAAGCAGAGGCTAAAATCAGGCAAATGAGGGAGAGGGAATATCTAAAGGCTGCTAGAAACAAAGAAGCTGGTCAGCTGGATAAAGATATGCTAGATGCTCAGCAGAgagaattaaaagaaagaggagagagaTTTGATCGTGAGAGACAACAGAGggaaaaggaggaggaagagagagagCATAGAAGATTtgagaaagagagggagagaactCGTGAAATTGAGAGGGAAAGgggggaaaaagaaagagagcaaaggAGGCTTGAAAGAGAGAGGGAGCGAGCAAGGGAGATTGAGAGAGAAAGGGACAAGGCCAGACAAGCAGTGGAAAGGGCAACTAGAGAGGCACGTGAAAGAGCAGCTACTGAAGCATTCCTGAGAGCTGAAAGGGCTGCTGTGGAGAAAGCAGCTGCTGAAGCTCGAGAAAGAGCAGAAAGGGCTGCTGTGCAGAGAGCACAATCTGAAGCCCGTGAAAGGGCAGCAGCAGGGGCAAAAGAAAGAGCAGAAAGGGCTGCTGCAGAAGCCCGGGAAAGGGCAAATGCTGAGGCTAGGGAGAGGGAAGCCCGGGAAAGAGCTGCTTTTGCAAGGGCTGAAGCTGATGCTCGACTCAGAGCAGAACGAGCTGCTGCGGAAAGAGCTGCTGCAGAGGCTCGAGAAAGGGCTGCTTCTGCTGCCAGGGCAAATCATCAAAAGAGTGAAAACGATCTTGAATCATTCTTCAGTACTCGAGCAAACAGTGCACCAAGACCTAGGGCAAACACTTCA GATCCTTTCTCTGATAGCCAGAACAATCGAGGGTCTGAAGCAGTTAGGAAGACATCTGTTGGAGCTACATCTAGCATGAGGAAAGCATCTTCAGCAATaaatattgttgatgatttAACTTCGCTTTTTGGAG GAGGTGCTGGATCATCTGGAGAATTCCAAGAGGTTGAAGGGGAAACTGAAGAAAGACGAAAAGCCCGATTGGAACGCCATCAGAGGACTCAGGAGCGCGCG GCAAAAGCACTGGCCGAGAAGAATCAACGTGACCTTCAAGCTCAAAGAGAACAAGCAGAGAGACAT AGGATTGCTGAAACATTGGATGTTGAGATAAAGCGTTGGGCTGCAGGAAAAGAGGGGAATCTCCGTGCTCTGCTATCAACACTCCAATAt